The proteins below come from a single Yamadazyma tenuis chromosome 5, complete sequence genomic window:
- the IDH1 gene encoding isocitrate dehydrogenase (NAD(+)) idh1 (COG:E; EggNog:ENOG503NV6I), whose protein sequence is MFKTSKTSLRSLATFASPEAVLPKKYGGKYTITLIPGDGVGKEITDSVKTIFKDQSVPIEWETIEVSGIDKNADGVLDGVSQAVESLKRNKIGLKGILYTPTGTSAKSLNVALRKELDIYASLVLIKNIPGVKGKLDGIDFALVRENTEGEYSGLEHQSYPGVVESLKIMTRFKSERIGKFAFDFAKKNNRKLVTAIHKANIMKLGDGLFRQTIKDIAQDYSGIEVNDLIVDNASMQAVAHPQQFDVLVTPNLYGSILSNIGAALIGGPGLVPGANFGREYAVFEPGCRHVGLDIKGQNTANPTAMILSASMMLRHLGLNDHADKISKATYDVIAEGKTTTRDIGGSASTTEFTDAILAKLN, encoded by the coding sequence GTGATGGAGTTGGTAAAGAAATCACCGACTCCGTTAAAACCATTTTCAAGGATCAAAGCGTGCCAATCGAATGGGAAACCATTGAGGTTAGTGGTATTGACAAGAATGCCGATGGGGTTCTCGATGGAGTTTCTCAAGCAGTTGAatcattgaagagaaacaaAATTGGGTTGAAAGGGATCTTGTACACCCCAACCGGCACGTCCGCCAAATCTTTAAATGTCGCTTTGAGAAAGGAATTGGACATCTACGCTTCGCTCGtattgatcaagaacatccCTGGTGTCAAGGGTAAGTTGGATGGTATTGATTTCGCGTTGGTTAGAGAAAACACCGAAGGTGAATATTCTGGATTGGAACATCAATCTTACCCAGGAGTGGTTGAATCGTTGAAGATCATGACCAGATTCAAGTCcgaaagaattggaaagtTCGCCTTTGATTTtgccaagaagaacaataGAAAGTTGGTTACTGCCATTCACAAGGCTAACATCATGAAATTAGGTGATGGTTTATTTAGACAAACCATCAAAGACATTGCCCAAGATTACAGTGGAATTGAAGTGAATGACTTGATTGTCGACAATGCATCTATGCAAGCTGTTGCCCATcctcaacaatttgatgtGTTGGTAACTCCAAACTTGTACGGTTCTATTTTGTCCAACATTGGTGCTGCTTTAATTGGTGGTCCCGGTTTGGTTCCAGGTGCTAACTTTGGTAGAGAATACGCTGTTTTTGAACCAGGTTGTAGACACGTTGGTTTGGATATCAAGGGCCAAAACACTGCTAACCCTACTGCCATGATATTGTCGGCTTCCATGATGTTGAGACACTTGGGATTGAACGATCACGCCGACAAGATTTCTAAGGCTACCTACGACGTCATTGCTGAAGGTAAGACCACCACCAGAGACATTGGTGGTAGTGCTTCCACCACTGAGTTCACTGATGCtattttggccaagttgaactaG
- the AGP2_2 gene encoding general amino acid permease agp2 (EggNog:ENOG503NVN6; COG:E) — protein sequence MFKSKKPPLEANTLFDKDTRSESLHSSSNSFPPVGDHIKRKLQLRHVQLIAIGGSIGTGLFLQIGIDLTTSGPLGLLLSFAFWTVIILMLTVSVGEMVSFLPVASPFVTLAGRCVDEAFECCVGFNFFIMQALYIPFEIVAVNNFVHYWRDDYSAAITLCVQIVLYAAINVFAVKLYGEVEFWLSLGKLVLCIGLLLFTLVSMCGGNPQHDAFGFRNWHAVGGPIAEYRSTGSLGRFEGFLSGLIGALFIVVGPEYMSMVAGEAVNPRKNMPTAFKTVLYRLALVYIGGALSVTILVAYNDPDYLKTTTESTSASSPYVVGMTNLGIKVLPDIVNAVVLTSAFSAGNSYTFCSSRALYGLAERGFVPRVFTKCTKKGVPIYCIAVSMLFSLLSLLQLGSSSAIALNYMVNLCTGAQLLNYGFMVIIYYKFYQAVKAQGLDRRAFAYRSWLQPYTILISGFFIWIMIFVKGYTCFKPFSVDNFLFNYVMIFVSIIVYVFWKVFKRTKMVKPEEADLVTGIDEIEEHEYEYYAQVESESGKDVTLVRRLFSWVF from the coding sequence atgttcaagtcaaagaaACCACCCTTAGAAGCCAACACCTTGTTTGACAAGGATACCCGGTCCGAGTCTTTACACTCTTCGTCCAACTCTTTCCCTCCAGTTGGAGACCATATCAAAAGAAAGTTACAGTTAAGGCATGTCCAGTTGATTGCCATTGGAGGGTCTATTGGTACTGGGTTATTCTTGCAGATTGGAATTGACTTGACCACTTCGGGCCCCTTGGGGTTACTTTTGAGTTTTGCGTTCTGGACCGTAATTATCTTGATGCTCACGGTTTCGGTTGGAGAAATGGTGTCTTTTCTTCCCGtagcatcaccatttgtGACGTTGGCCGGAAGGTGTGTAGATGAAGCATTTGAGTGCTGTGTGGgtttcaactttttcatAATGCAAGCGTTATACATCCCGTTTGAGATTGTGGCTGTTAATAATTTTGTTCACTACTGGCGAGATGACTACAGTGCAGCTATAACTCTTTGTGTCCAAATTGTACTTTATGCTGCCATCAATGTTTTTGCGGTTAAGTTATATGGAGAAGTCGAATTTTGGCTATCATTGGGTAAATTAGTTTTGTGTATTGGCCTTTTGTTGTTTACGTTGGTGTCGATGTGTGGGGGAAATCCCCAGCACGATGCGTTTGGATTTCGCAACTGGCATGCAGTAGGAGGGCCAATAGCTGAATACAGAAGTACTGGTTCTTTGGGACGCTTCGAAGGGTTTTTACTGGGCTTGATTGGAGCCTTATTCATTGTGGTGGGGCCAGAGTATATGTCGATGGTGGCTGGGGAAGCGGTCAATCCAAGAAAGAATATGCCCACTGCTTTCAAGACAGTTTTATACCGTTTGGCTTTAGTCTATATAGGTGGAGCACTATCGGTAACAATTTTGGTTGCTTATAACGATCCTGATTACTTGAAAACCACTACCGAGAGCACGTCAGCTTCATCTCCATATGTGGTGGGCATGACCAACTTAGGAATCAAGGTGTTACCAGATATCGTCAATGCGGTGGTGTTAACATCGGCATTTTCTGCCGGAAACTCGTACACTTTCTGCTCCTCTAGAGCCTTGTATGGGTTGGCAGAAAGAGGATTTGTTCCTCGAGTCTTCACCAAATGTACCAAAAAGGGGGTGCCTATCTACTGTATTGCTGTAAGTATGTTGTTTTCCTTGTTGTCCTTGTTGCAATTGGGGTCCAGCTCAGCTATCGCATTGAACTATATGGTCAACTTGTGTACGGGAGCACAACTATTGAATTACGGATTCATGGTCATTATCTACTATAAATTCTACCAAGCAGTTAAAGCCCAAGGGTTGGACAGGAGAGCGTTCGCGTACAGATCGTGGCTTCAGCCATATACGATTTTGATATCTGGGTTTTTCATTTGGATCATGATCTTTGTCAAGGGATACACTTGTTTCAAACCGTTTTCGGTGGATAACTTTTTATTTAACTACGTGATGATTTTCGTTTCGATAATTGTCTATGTTTTTTGGAAGGTGTTTAAGAGGACAAAGATGGTGAAACCTGAAGAAGCAGATTTGGTTACTGGgattgatgaaattgaagagcaTGAGTATGAATACTATGCCCAGGTGGAAAGTGAAAGTGGCAAAGATGTTACACTTGTTAGACGCCTTTTCAGCTGGGTATTTTGA